Proteins found in one bacterium genomic segment:
- a CDS encoding flippase: MISKLKTFLFKNISPRQTITKNIFWLSASQIGTRIFRVIIIIYAARILGAAEYGVFSYVLGFAGFFAAFADIGINSLLTRDIAGHPEQRNSYFSTSFWIKMVLLFFTALLIALVAPHFSNIKEASFLIPFVALMVIFDGIGEFAIAFLRGMEKMQWEALILSVENIALMVIGFIFLVISPTSKSLTFSYIASSGLATLLAIFILRNQFSKIFRYFDKKLAYRTIKAALPIAFSTAMGVFMINNDMVMLGWWRTATEIGYYSVGQRIVPFLYILSSLFAGAIFPVLSRFAQQNEKEKEKNLNEKSMASLFLVAIPLVVGGIILAEPIIGLTFGQVYLPGVPAFRVLLATLLWIYPITFLSYLVLAHNQQKKIVKYAIICSLANVLFNVLLIPVWGIIGAAIATFVSQIFYVFPTWKYMKKFSDFKTLRHLKKIIVGAIIMGVVSFILNYFNVNVILNIIVSAGVYFGALYLFKEKVLGEVLILFKKFQDAPSQSNNLN, from the coding sequence ATGATTTCCAAGTTAAAAACTTTTCTCTTCAAAAATATTTCTCCTCGCCAAACTATAACCAAAAATATTTTTTGGTTAAGCGCCAGCCAAATCGGAACCCGCATTTTTCGGGTAATTATAATAATTTACGCGGCGCGGATTTTAGGCGCCGCGGAATACGGCGTTTTTTCTTACGTCTTGGGTTTCGCCGGTTTTTTTGCCGCCTTTGCCGATATCGGCATCAATTCTTTGCTTACCAGAGACATTGCCGGCCATCCGGAACAAAGAAACAGCTATTTCTCCACCAGTTTCTGGATAAAAATGGTTTTGTTGTTCTTCACCGCTCTTTTGATCGCCCTCGTGGCTCCTCATTTCTCAAATATTAAAGAGGCTTCTTTTTTGATTCCTTTTGTGGCGCTAATGGTTATTTTTGACGGTATCGGAGAATTCGCCATCGCTTTTCTCCGCGGCATGGAAAAAATGCAATGGGAAGCTCTCATTTTGTCTGTTGAAAATATAGCCCTTATGGTAATAGGATTTATTTTCCTTGTCATTTCCCCCACTTCAAAATCGCTGACTTTTTCATATATCGCCAGTTCCGGTTTGGCGACGCTTTTGGCGATTTTCATTCTCAGAAATCAATTTTCTAAAATTTTCCGTTATTTTGACAAAAAATTGGCTTATAGAACCATTAAAGCGGCTCTGCCTATCGCCTTCTCAACGGCGATGGGAGTTTTTATGATCAACAACGATATGGTAATGCTCGGCTGGTGGCGAACGGCTACGGAAATCGGCTATTATTCGGTTGGCCAGCGCATTGTCCCCTTTCTTTATATCTTGTCTTCTCTTTTTGCCGGCGCAATTTTCCCCGTCCTCTCCCGCTTTGCCCAGCAAAATGAAAAAGAAAAAGAAAAAAATCTTAATGAAAAATCAATGGCCTCACTTTTTTTGGTAGCCATTCCCTTGGTAGTTGGAGGCATTATTTTAGCCGAACCAATCATTGGATTAACTTTTGGCCAGGTCTACTTGCCGGGAGTTCCCGCTTTTCGCGTCTTGCTCGCCACCCTGCTCTGGATATACCCCATCACTTTTCTTTCTTATTTGGTTTTGGCCCATAATCAGCAGAAAAAAATTGTTAAATACGCAATAATCTGTTCTTTGGCAAATGTGCTTTTTAACGTCCTTCTAATCCCTGTATGGGGAATTATCGGCGCCGCTATCGCCACTTTTGTCAGCCAAATTTTTTATGTCTTCCCAACGTGGAAATATATGAAAAAATTTAGCGACTTTAAAACTCTGCGTCATCTGAAAAAAATAATCGTGGGGGCGATTATTATGGGAGTAGTCAGCTTTATCCTTAATTACTTCAATGTAAACGTTATCTTGAATATCATTGTTTCCGCGGGGGTTTATTTCGGAGCGCTCTATTTATTCAAAGAAAAAGTTTTAGGAGAAGTTTTAATTTTATTTAAAAAATTTCAAGACGCGCCCTCGCAATCTAATAATTTAAATTAG
- a CDS encoding NAD-dependent epimerase/dehydratase family protein, which yields MVKKFSEKIIFTGGAGFIGSHIVDKYIDLGYKVVVIDNFSTGFKKNLNKRAKFYKADIRNLPLLEKIFKKEKPQIINHYAAVAEVIKSLKDPTLTYQVNILGTANVLLAGAKVGIKKFIFISSGGTVYGRQKKPLATEKSPVDPLSPYPISKLAGEKLVKFYARNHNFNYLILRCGNVYGPRQNPKGEAGVVAIFSGLMKKGIRPTIFGDGGKTRDYVYVGDIVEANVLGLKKGKNEILNLGSGKETADQKVFDTLARELKFKKPPIYAPFRKGEVNRIALNCSRARKILKWQPKISFQEGVKKYLNNL from the coding sequence ATGGTTAAAAAATTTTCCGAAAAAATTATTTTTACCGGTGGTGCGGGATTCATAGGAAGTCATATCGTTGATAAGTATATTGACCTTGGTTATAAAGTTGTCGTTATAGACAATTTTTCAACGGGCTTCAAGAAAAATCTGAATAAGCGGGCGAAATTTTACAAAGCCGACATCAGAAATTTGCCGTTGCTGGAAAAAATTTTTAAAAAAGAAAAACCCCAAATCATTAATCATTACGCGGCCGTTGCCGAGGTTATTAAATCTCTTAAAGATCCCACTTTGACGTATCAGGTAAACATTTTGGGAACGGCAAATGTTTTATTGGCCGGAGCCAAAGTCGGCATAAAAAAATTCATTTTTATTTCAAGCGGCGGCACGGTTTACGGCAGACAGAAAAAACCATTAGCCACCGAGAAATCTCCGGTTGACCCACTATCACCTTATCCGATTTCCAAATTAGCCGGAGAGAAATTAGTGAAATTTTACGCCCGTAATCATAATTTCAATTATCTGATTTTGCGCTGCGGCAACGTTTACGGGCCGCGGCAGAATCCGAAAGGAGAAGCCGGGGTGGTTGCTATTTTCAGTGGATTGATGAAAAAAGGAATCCGGCCGACGATTTTCGGCGACGGCGGCAAAACCCGCGATTATGTCTATGTCGGCGACATTGTTGAGGCGAATGTTCTGGGGCTTAAAAAAGGGAAAAATGAGATTTTAAATCTCGGTAGCGGCAAAGAAACCGCCGACCAAAAAGTTTTTGACACTTTGGCCCGGGAACTTAAATTTAAAAAACCGCCGATTTACGCTCCTTTCCGCAAAGGCGAAGTTAACCGGATTGCTCTGAACTGTTCTCGGGCGAGAAAAATTCTTAAATGGCAACCGAAAATCAGTTTTCAAGAAGGAGTAAAAAAATATTTAAATAATTTATGA
- a CDS encoding glycosyltransferase family 2 protein — MKLPISVIILTYNEELNLENCLKSIAGWASEIIIVDSFSSDKTLEIAKKYTLNIVKHSFVNQAEQFNWALDNLKIKNDWILRLDADEYLTEELKAEITEKLKNESDNINGYCIKRRVYFMGRWIKHGGYYPTWILRLFKNGKARSEEREMDEHIILSAGQAGKLENDFIDDNKKDLTWWIEKHNNYSSREAKEAIKENYGDKKKRVFYYNLPLFCRPFLYFVYRYFFLLGFLDGKEGMIFHFLHAFWYRFLVDSKIYEIKNKSENKLYEKCRKK; from the coding sequence ATGAAACTTCCAATTTCGGTAATTATTTTAACCTATAACGAGGAATTGAATCTTGAAAATTGCCTTAAAAGCATCGCCGGCTGGGCGAGTGAAATTATTATTGTTGATTCTTTCAGCAGTGATAAAACCTTGGAAATCGCCAAAAAATATACTCTGAATATCGTAAAACATTCCTTTGTTAATCAGGCCGAACAATTCAACTGGGCTCTGGATAATTTGAAAATAAAAAACGACTGGATTTTGCGTTTAGACGCCGATGAATATCTGACCGAAGAATTGAAAGCTGAAATAACTGAAAAACTAAAAAACGAATCCGATAATATAAACGGCTACTGCATAAAACGGCGCGTATATTTTATGGGCCGCTGGATAAAGCACGGCGGTTATTATCCGACTTGGATTTTGCGGCTTTTTAAAAACGGGAAAGCGCGCTCCGAAGAAAGAGAAATGGACGAACACATTATTTTATCGGCCGGTCAAGCCGGGAAATTGGAAAATGATTTCATTGACGATAATAAAAAAGATTTAACTTGGTGGATTGAAAAACATAATAATTATTCTTCGCGGGAAGCGAAAGAGGCGATTAAGGAGAATTATGGCGATAAAAAAAAGAGGGTTTTTTATTACAATCTGCCGCTTTTTTGCCGGCCGTTTCTCTATTTTGTTTATCGGTATTTTTTCCTTCTCGGTTTTCTTGACGGCAAAGAAGGTATGATATTCCATTTCTTGCACGCTTTTTGGTATCGTTTTCTAGTGGACTCCAAGATTTATGAAATTAAAAATAAATCAGAAAATAAACTTTATGAAAAATGCCGGAAAAAATAG
- a CDS encoding FkbM family methyltransferase produces MFYSSFAPNPRFTKYLVKNEILKNRSLAVVDVGSRGGPEHHWTNYGNAVRFVGFEPDPEECERLNNSLDPESKSRFYPVALYKDKGSYVFYHNQASAASGLYPADQKIVSRFPDEENLKIRKTSIIHTTDFDSFIKDYNIPDIDFMKIDAEGADLDILKGSVNQLKKSVLGISCEVLFAPWRGEGRGFSEIEQFLRPLGFKLYDLNLYRYAKKSFPGIDSVAPFAGGTAHYGQIVLGQAIFFRDPVAEIENKKILLSDWDETRILKAASLFEVFRLPDCAIELIDTAFKNKIITDSEKINMDKFRDLVTSGFLGRATTYERHLQKLANIKKRGYLNNFERLKPFLKRIPCLMGVRSFIKKQIAYHRNNYTS; encoded by the coding sequence ATGTTTTATTCATCATTCGCGCCTAACCCTCGATTTACTAAATATCTTGTTAAAAATGAGATTTTAAAAAATCGTTCCTTGGCTGTCGTTGATGTCGGTAGCCGCGGTGGGCCTGAACACCACTGGACCAATTACGGCAATGCGGTTAGATTTGTTGGTTTTGAGCCGGATCCAGAGGAGTGCGAAAGGTTAAATAACTCCTTAGATCCCGAGTCAAAATCCAGGTTTTACCCGGTTGCTCTTTACAAAGATAAAGGTTCTTATGTTTTCTATCACAATCAGGCGTCGGCTGCTTCAGGTCTTTACCCTGCGGATCAAAAAATTGTAAGCCGTTTTCCGGATGAAGAAAACCTTAAAATTAGAAAAACGTCAATTATTCATACCACCGACTTTGATTCTTTTATTAAAGATTATAATATCCCTGATATTGATTTCATGAAGATTGATGCCGAAGGGGCCGATCTTGATATTCTTAAAGGGTCTGTTAATCAACTTAAAAAGTCAGTTCTCGGAATCAGTTGTGAGGTTCTTTTTGCGCCTTGGCGCGGGGAGGGCAGGGGATTTAGCGAGATAGAGCAATTTTTAAGACCCCTTGGTTTTAAGTTATACGATTTAAATCTGTATCGCTATGCGAAAAAGTCGTTTCCTGGCATAGATAGCGTGGCTCCTTTTGCCGGCGGTACGGCTCACTATGGCCAAATTGTTTTGGGTCAGGCAATATTTTTTCGAGACCCCGTGGCTGAAATAGAAAATAAAAAAATATTACTATCCGACTGGGACGAAACCAGAATTTTAAAAGCCGCTTCCTTGTTTGAGGTTTTTCGTTTGCCTGATTGCGCCATAGAACTTATTGATACGGCATTTAAAAACAAAATTATCACTGATTCCGAAAAAATAAATATGGATAAATTTCGTGATCTTGTCACCTCGGGTTTTTTGGGACGCGCGACGACCTATGAGCGGCATCTGCAAAAATTAGCAAATATAAAAAAAAGAGGATATCTAAATAATTTTGAGCGTCTTAAGCCTTTCTTAAAAAGAATTCCTTGCTTGATGGGAGTCAGGTCTTTCATCAAGAAACAAATTGCTTATCATCGTAATAATTATACTTCTTAA
- a CDS encoding glycosyltransferase, with the protein MKILCVIPSYYPAFKFGGPIASVHNLNKALVKKGADVTVYTTNIGLAGKVTTGQEINVDGVKVIYFNFSKIFEFVGPNGWQFSRPLTRALKKNVNNFDLVYLSAVWNYPTAVAAHYCRKYGKPYIIAPRGTLYSYTFNKKGWKKRLYYELIAKKDLESAASIHYTARDEFEKTNSFLKLKNKKAFVVPNGIDLSEFVNLPLKSDLVNSYPILKNKKVILFLSRLNWKKGLDILAKAYGLVVQKRDDVHLLIVGDGEESFKAKVKKWFEDEKVMDKLTFAGMLTGRKKLEAYVGSDIFALPSYSENFGMAVVEAMACGLPTIISDGVGIHREISNNRAGIVAPCNPIQLAEAIDNLLNNKMLRQNIKENAQRLIREKFDIDKVADEMIGEYKKIIIN; encoded by the coding sequence ATGAAAATTCTTTGCGTCATACCCTCGTATTATCCGGCCTTTAAGTTCGGCGGTCCTATCGCTTCCGTCCATAATTTAAATAAAGCCTTGGTTAAAAAAGGCGCTGACGTGACGGTTTACACCACTAATATCGGTTTAGCCGGAAAGGTTACGACAGGGCAGGAAATTAACGTTGACGGCGTGAAAGTGATTTATTTCAATTTCTCCAAAATTTTTGAATTTGTCGGTCCGAACGGCTGGCAATTTTCCCGGCCTTTAACCCGGGCCTTGAAAAAAAATGTAAATAATTTTGATCTCGTTTATTTGTCGGCGGTTTGGAATTATCCGACTGCCGTCGCCGCTCATTATTGCCGAAAATACGGGAAGCCTTATATTATTGCTCCCCGAGGAACGCTTTATTCCTACACTTTCAACAAAAAGGGTTGGAAAAAAAGGCTTTATTACGAATTGATTGCCAAAAAAGATTTGGAGAGCGCGGCATCTATCCACTACACTGCGCGGGATGAATTTGAAAAAACCAATTCATTCCTGAAATTAAAAAACAAGAAAGCGTTTGTTGTTCCCAACGGAATTGACTTGTCCGAGTTCGTTAATTTGCCTTTAAAAAGCGATTTGGTAAATAGTTATCCGATATTGAAAAATAAAAAAGTAATTTTGTTTTTAAGCCGTTTAAACTGGAAAAAGGGTTTGGATATCTTAGCAAAGGCCTACGGCTTAGTCGTCCAAAAAAGAGACGATGTTCATCTTCTAATTGTCGGAGACGGCGAAGAAAGTTTTAAAGCAAAAGTCAAAAAATGGTTTGAAGACGAAAAAGTCATGGACAAACTGACGTTTGCCGGCATGCTTACCGGCAGGAAAAAGCTGGAAGCATATGTCGGAAGCGACATATTCGCTCTTCCTTCTTATTCCGAGAATTTCGGAATGGCCGTGGTTGAGGCGATGGCCTGTGGTTTGCCAACGATTATAAGCGATGGTGTCGGAATACATCGGGAAATAAGCAATAATCGCGCCGGCATTGTTGCGCCTTGCAATCCTATTCAGTTGGCAGAAGCAATAGATAATCTTTTAAACAATAAAATGCTTCGTCAAAACATAAAAGAAAACGCCCAAAGATTAATCAGAGAAAAATTCGACATAGACAAAGTGGCTGATGAGATGATAGGGGAGTATAAAAAGATAATTATTAATTAA
- a CDS encoding adenylyltransferase/cytidyltransferase family protein, which yields MKLKINQKINFMKNAGKNRKPVIVAVSGGFDPVHIGHIRLFETAKKLGDKLVVILNNDNWLMKKKGFVFMPQKERRELLKALAVVDKVILTGHPKNPADMSVSGELKKIRPDIFANGGDRTKKNIPEVAVCEKINCKMVFNVGPGGKIQSSSWLLKKCVNELQAKVHRPWGYFGVIEEGNGFKVKNILVKPKQKLSLQLHHKRAEHWVVLKGKAKVNLNEKIFNLNPHQTFDVPIGFKHRLENPTGKNLEIIEVQSGDYLEEDDIIRFEDKYGRKK from the coding sequence ATGAAATTAAAAATAAATCAGAAAATAAACTTTATGAAAAATGCCGGAAAAAATAGAAAACCGGTGATTGTCGCTGTCAGCGGAGGGTTTGACCCGGTCCATATCGGACATATCCGGCTTTTTGAAACGGCAAAAAAATTAGGCGACAAACTGGTCGTTATCTTGAATAACGATAATTGGCTGATGAAGAAGAAGGGATTTGTTTTTATGCCCCAGAAAGAGAGAAGGGAATTGTTAAAAGCGCTGGCAGTCGTTGATAAAGTGATTCTGACCGGTCATCCTAAAAATCCGGCTGATATGAGCGTTTCCGGGGAATTAAAAAAAATCCGGCCTGATATTTTTGCCAACGGCGGCGACAGAACCAAAAAGAATATTCCCGAAGTGGCGGTTTGTGAAAAAATTAATTGTAAAATGGTTTTTAATGTCGGGCCAGGCGGGAAAATCCAGTCCAGCTCATGGCTTTTAAAAAAATGCGTTAATGAGCTGCAAGCTAAAGTCCATCGGCCCTGGGGGTATTTTGGAGTTATTGAAGAAGGGAATGGCTTTAAAGTGAAAAATATTTTAGTGAAGCCGAAACAGAAATTAAGTTTGCAGCTTCATCATAAAAGAGCGGAGCACTGGGTAGTTTTGAAAGGAAAGGCGAAAGTGAATTTAAACGAAAAAATTTTTAACTTGAATCCGCATCAAACTTTTGATGTTCCGATCGGTTTCAAACACCGGTTGGAAAACCCGACCGGCAAGAATTTGGAAATAATTGAAGTTCAGAGCGGCGATTATTTAGAAGAAGACGATATCATAAGATTTGAGGATAAATACGGCAGAAAGAAATAA
- a CDS encoding Gfo/Idh/MocA family oxidoreductase — MRILTGKKWLGGFLDYCRNKNEYRIQVLTWKNLEKLENVYHTRPKSLRLLINYFPVVGPQGLFTKIWSRIREDRRNEKYISCGFGKIIESADNQSFPEGELVGFVAPLHPALVERVVLPKELIFKIDKSGIPEIPADTILYSPVKKNESQNVWWKNIKGWSIYSGIEISEETQRGLADGLKKEIENNTWLESQKIDARDASPVLETKGQIKKTNSKKKSGVLFGYGNYAKINILPYTRPFVDIKSVHEIDPTQIFLERRVQKWDSSPFPGKDEKHDVYFVASYNHTHFPIVSHALNQGAYVMEEKPIVMDYDELNELEEVLKRVGRRFFVGFHKRYGIFNKMALKDLGVKYGDPISYHSIVYELIQPEFFWYNWPVSRSTFLANGCHQIDHFLHLNNFSKPKNFNIKLLQDDSIEVWIELENGAAFTTTFSEKGTSRVGPRDHVELKVYGRNVRITDAIKYQSEDNHKIIRKKRIFKTNSYRDMYRTIGRKIANNEEGDSIESILISAKLMLDLEEQLRVMKGWGDKYERAKERFSNYFK, encoded by the coding sequence ATGAGAATACTTACGGGGAAAAAATGGCTGGGCGGTTTTTTGGATTACTGCCGAAACAAAAATGAGTACAGGATTCAAGTTTTGACTTGGAAAAATCTTGAAAAACTTGAAAATGTTTATCACACGAGACCCAAGAGCTTAAGGTTGCTGATTAATTATTTTCCCGTTGTCGGTCCCCAGGGATTATTTACAAAAATTTGGTCCAGAATCAGAGAAGACAGGCGCAATGAAAAATATATTTCCTGCGGTTTTGGAAAAATTATTGAAAGCGCCGATAATCAAAGTTTTCCCGAAGGAGAATTGGTCGGTTTCGTAGCTCCTTTACATCCGGCTCTTGTGGAACGGGTTGTCTTGCCTAAAGAACTTATTTTTAAAATTGATAAATCAGGCATCCCCGAAATACCGGCGGATACAATTTTATATTCTCCGGTTAAAAAAAATGAATCACAAAATGTTTGGTGGAAAAATATCAAAGGGTGGAGCATTTATTCGGGAATAGAAATTTCCGAGGAAACACAAAGGGGATTGGCGGATGGATTGAAAAAGGAGATTGAAAATAATACATGGCTTGAATCTCAAAAAATTGACGCGCGAGACGCGAGTCCAGTGTTAGAAACGAAAGGCCAAATCAAAAAGACAAACTCCAAAAAAAAGAGCGGAGTTTTGTTCGGTTATGGTAATTACGCAAAAATCAATATCCTTCCTTACACCAGGCCGTTTGTAGACATAAAATCAGTCCACGAAATTGACCCAACGCAAATATTTTTAGAACGGAGAGTCCAAAAATGGGACTCGTCGCCTTTCCCGGGAAAAGATGAAAAACATGATGTTTATTTCGTTGCCAGCTACAACCATACTCATTTCCCAATAGTTTCGCATGCCTTAAATCAGGGAGCGTATGTTATGGAAGAAAAACCGATTGTTATGGACTATGACGAACTAAATGAGTTGGAAGAAGTCCTTAAAAGAGTCGGCAGGCGTTTTTTTGTCGGGTTTCACAAGCGTTACGGAATATTTAACAAAATGGCCCTTAAAGACCTTGGCGTAAAATATGGCGATCCGATTTCGTATCATTCAATAGTTTATGAATTAATTCAACCCGAATTTTTTTGGTACAACTGGCCGGTTTCAAGAAGCACTTTTCTTGCGAACGGTTGCCATCAGATTGACCATTTTCTTCATCTTAATAATTTCAGCAAACCGAAAAATTTCAATATCAAGCTCTTACAGGATGATTCCATTGAAGTATGGATAGAACTTGAAAACGGCGCGGCCTTCACTACGACTTTCAGTGAAAAAGGCACCTCAAGAGTAGGGCCGAGAGATCACGTGGAGCTAAAGGTTTATGGAAGAAACGTGAGAATAACAGATGCTATAAAATACCAGTCCGAAGATAATCATAAAATAATCAGAAAAAAGAGAATCTTCAAAACGAACAGCTACAGGGATATGTACCGGACAATAGGCAGAAAAATAGCGAACAACGAAGAGGGGGATTCCATAGAGTCAATTCTCATTTCGGCAAAATTGATGTTGGATCTTGAGGAACAGCTTCGGGTAATGAAAGGATGGGGCGATAAATACGAAAGAGCCAAAGAAAGATTCTCAAATTATTTTAAATAG
- the wecB gene encoding UDP-N-acetylglucosamine 2-epimerase (non-hydrolyzing) yields MPTKKILIIFGTRPEAIKLAPLINEIKNTPSLNGIVCVFRQHEEMLNQVLRVFKITPDYDLKITLNDKALFGKNINIFKKAMSLINTGFSLIKFLRILKTEKPDLLIIQGDTSTAFLAAFLGFHFKIPIAHIEAGLRTYNKYSPFPEEMNRQLISRLADLHFTPTERDADNLLKEGISKSNIILTGNTAIDSLLFVRNRQSEENMRENYVKIFKDKYKIDLKTNKKIILLTAHRRESFGEGLRNIFSAIKEIVKRREDVVIIYPVHPNPNVQHLAREMLKDSPNIYLINPVEYDEFIFLMGISYFILTDSGGIQEEAPSLGKPVLVMRENTERQEGVEAGTSKLVGTSSEKIINETLNLLDDKNTYNAMIKDQNPYGDGKAAKRIIEAISNFKNQS; encoded by the coding sequence ATGCCAACAAAAAAAATTCTTATAATTTTTGGAACGCGCCCCGAAGCGATTAAACTCGCCCCATTAATAAATGAAATAAAAAACACTCCTTCCTTAAATGGTATAGTTTGCGTTTTTCGGCAACATGAAGAAATGCTTAATCAGGTTTTGAGGGTTTTTAAAATAACCCCCGATTATGATCTTAAAATTACGCTTAATGATAAGGCCTTATTTGGTAAAAATATCAATATATTCAAGAAAGCAATGAGTCTAATCAACACCGGATTTTCATTAATTAAATTTTTAAGAATTTTAAAAACAGAAAAACCAGACCTTCTGATTATCCAAGGGGATACCTCAACGGCGTTTCTTGCCGCATTCCTTGGGTTTCATTTCAAAATACCCATAGCTCATATAGAAGCCGGGCTAAGAACATACAATAAATACAGTCCTTTCCCCGAAGAAATGAACCGCCAGCTTATTTCAAGATTGGCCGACCTTCATTTTACGCCGACAGAGCGAGACGCGGATAATCTCTTAAAAGAAGGAATATCAAAAAGCAATATTATATTAACGGGCAACACCGCAATTGATTCTTTGCTGTTTGTCAGAAACAGGCAATCTGAAGAAAATATGCGGGAAAATTACGTAAAAATATTCAAAGATAAATATAAGATTGATTTAAAAACAAACAAAAAAATAATTTTATTAACGGCCCACCGCAGAGAAAGCTTCGGAGAAGGGCTAAGGAATATTTTTTCCGCCATAAAAGAAATTGTTAAAAGGCGGGAAGATGTGGTTATTATTTATCCGGTTCATCCCAATCCGAATGTCCAGCATTTGGCGCGGGAAATGCTTAAAGATAGCCCTAATATTTATTTGATTAATCCGGTGGAATATGATGAATTTATTTTTTTGATGGGCATTTCTTATTTTATTCTTACGGATTCAGGAGGCATACAGGAAGAAGCCCCATCTCTGGGGAAACCTGTGCTGGTTATGCGGGAAAACACGGAACGGCAGGAAGGAGTTGAGGCGGGAACATCTAAATTAGTAGGAACAAGTTCGGAAAAGATTATTAATGAAACTTTAAATTTGTTGGATGATAAAAACACTTATAATGCGATGATAAAGGATCAAAATCCCTATGGCGATGGGAAAGCGGCCAAAAGAATTATTGAGGCCATTAGTAATTTTAAGAATCAATCTTGA
- a CDS encoding glycosyltransferase family 4 protein, which translates to MKNILIITDSYPPEIRSAAQLMKDLADGLRDKGHNVFVATSYPKYNLADSESIVWPKISNENGIRVLRIKTLPHHKANFVIRGIAQLTMPYIFFHAIKKNIKDKLDVVILHSPPLPLTMTAHKIKKIYKAKYILNLHDFFPQNAVDLGILTNKPLIKFFEGMERDAYKNADTIAVPSEEHKKFLKEQRGISDEKVFVIPHWIDTKPFENAKKSGKFRKLYGLENKFIFLFAGVLGPSQGLDLIVRLALELKDNKEICFLLVGDGSDKNRLLELVKNYKLDNVIFQPFVSKEDYPELAKDSDVGLISLSAKNTTPAVPAKLLGYMAAAIPVIAFVHKESDIHRIVKEAECGFSAISDDDKKALDIVLKIYQEKNKLREYGDNGFKYLLANFTKDICLRKFENLF; encoded by the coding sequence ATGAAAAATATTTTAATTATTACGGATTCTTATCCGCCGGAAATTCGTTCTGCTGCGCAATTGATGAAAGATTTAGCTGATGGGCTGCGCGATAAAGGGCATAATGTTTTTGTCGCCACTTCTTATCCTAAATATAATTTGGCGGATTCCGAAAGCATTGTTTGGCCGAAGATTTCAAATGAAAACGGCATAAGGGTTTTAAGAATAAAAACCCTGCCGCACCATAAGGCTAATTTTGTCATAAGGGGCATAGCCCAATTGACAATGCCGTATATTTTTTTTCACGCCATTAAAAAGAATATAAAGGATAAGCTTGATGTTGTCATTTTACATAGTCCGCCTTTGCCTTTGACAATGACCGCTCACAAAATAAAAAAGATTTATAAGGCAAAGTATATTTTGAATCTTCATGATTTTTTTCCTCAAAATGCGGTTGATTTGGGCATTCTGACAAATAAGCCCTTGATAAAATTTTTTGAGGGCATGGAAAGAGATGCCTATAAAAATGCCGATACGATTGCGGTGCCTTCCGAAGAGCACAAAAAATTTTTGAAGGAACAAAGGGGAATTTCTGATGAAAAAGTGTTTGTTATTCCGCATTGGATAGATACCAAGCCATTTGAAAATGCGAAAAAAAGCGGCAAATTCAGAAAATTATACGGTTTGGAAAATAAATTTATTTTTCTCTTTGCGGGCGTTTTGGGCCCATCACAGGGCCTTGATTTGATTGTCCGTTTGGCTCTGGAATTGAAAGATAATAAAGAGATCTGTTTTCTTCTTGTCGGCGACGGTTCGGATAAAAATCGACTATTGGAATTAGTAAAAAATTACAAACTTGATAATGTCATTTTTCAACCATTCGTTTCCAAAGAGGATTATCCGGAGCTTGCGAAAGATTCGGATGTGGGACTGATAAGTTTAAGCGCAAAAAATACCACGCCGGCGGTTCCCGCAAAGCTTCTGGGGTATATGGCCGCCGCCATCCCGGTTATCGCTTTTGTCCACAAAGAAAGCGACATTCATAGGATTGTCAAAGAGGCCGAATGCGGTTTTAGCGCAATTTCTGATGATGATAAAAAAGCCCTGGATATCGTTTTGAAAATTTATCAGGAAAAGAATAAACTAAGGGAATACGGTGATAATGGGTTTAAATATCTTCTTGCTAATTTTACCAAGGATATTTGTTTGAGAAAATTTGAAAATTTATTTTAA